The following coding sequences lie in one Lolium perenne isolate Kyuss_39 chromosome 2, Kyuss_2.0, whole genome shotgun sequence genomic window:
- the LOC127335878 gene encoding uncharacterized protein isoform X2, which yields MVVLHDTTGKKKEAVVCYMDAPAPYAIEENFGGCFFEDDVDLALVLQDQEIVYQLLQGNDVSGSSRTHSYPSSSCGHQRTSGEPKLRGAANYESQLAVDEALARELQEIEDQISNTSIGGNILKEGRKPVRSSTPNHGNTSASRTPQVVTEDSVDPDNMTYEELQQLGETIGTQSKGLPEDVIALLKSSTYKIRIFSRKEKHDEETPPQRKAVLFYESNT from the exons ATGGTGGTGCTACATGATACAacagggaagaagaaggaggcggttgTGTGCTATATGGATGCCCCTGCACCGTACGCAATCGAAGAAAATTTTGGGGGATGCTTCTTTGAAGATGATGTTGATCTTGCACTAGTTCTTCAAGATCAG GAAATAGTATATCAATTACTCCAAGGAAATGATGTTAGTGGTTCATCTAGGACTCATTCTTATCCTAGTTCTAGTTGTGGTCATCAGCGGACATCGGGTGAACCAAAATTAAGAGGAGCTGCAAATTATGAGTCACAGCTAGCTGTCGATGAAGCTTTAGCTAGAGAGTTGCAAGAGATAGAAGACCAAATTTCTAATACATCAATTGGTGGCAATATCTTAAAAGAAG GAAGAAAGCCAGTACGTTCTTCAACACCCAACCATGGCAATACTTCTGCAAGCAGAACTCCTCAG GTAGTAACAGAGGATAGCGTCGATCCTGACAATATGACTTATGAG GAGCTGCAGCAATTAGGGGAAACTATTGGTACACAAAGCAAAGGTTTGCCAGAAGATGTGATAGCACTCCTCAAGTCTTCAACATACAAAATTAGGATATTCTCAAGAAAGGAAAAACACGATGA AGAAACCCCCCCCCAAAGGAAGGCCGTGCTTTTTTATGAAAGCAACACATAG
- the LOC127335878 gene encoding uncharacterized protein isoform X1 — MVVLHDTTGKKKEAVVCYMDAPAPYAIEENFGGCFFEDDVDLALVLQDQEIVYQLLQGNDVSGSSRTHSYPSSSCGHQRTSGEPKLRGAANYESQLAVDEALARELQEIEDQISNTSIGGNILKEGRKPVRSSTPNHGNTSASRTPQVVTEDSVDPDNMTYEELQQLGETIGTQSKGLPEDVIALLKSSTYKIRIFSRKEKHDECVICCMAYKNRDKLTTLPCAHQYHQTCVAKWLKINKVCPVCNKEVFGS; from the exons ATGGTGGTGCTACATGATACAacagggaagaagaaggaggcggttgTGTGCTATATGGATGCCCCTGCACCGTACGCAATCGAAGAAAATTTTGGGGGATGCTTCTTTGAAGATGATGTTGATCTTGCACTAGTTCTTCAAGATCAG GAAATAGTATATCAATTACTCCAAGGAAATGATGTTAGTGGTTCATCTAGGACTCATTCTTATCCTAGTTCTAGTTGTGGTCATCAGCGGACATCGGGTGAACCAAAATTAAGAGGAGCTGCAAATTATGAGTCACAGCTAGCTGTCGATGAAGCTTTAGCTAGAGAGTTGCAAGAGATAGAAGACCAAATTTCTAATACATCAATTGGTGGCAATATCTTAAAAGAAG GAAGAAAGCCAGTACGTTCTTCAACACCCAACCATGGCAATACTTCTGCAAGCAGAACTCCTCAG GTAGTAACAGAGGATAGCGTCGATCCTGACAATATGACTTATGAG GAGCTGCAGCAATTAGGGGAAACTATTGGTACACAAAGCAAAGGTTTGCCAGAAGATGTGATAGCACTCCTCAAGTCTTCAACATACAAAATTAGGATATTCTCAAGAAAGGAAAAACACGATGA ATGTGTGATATGCTGTATGGCTTACAAGAACCGAGATAAGCTGACTACATTGCCCTGTGCGCATCAGTACCATCAAACTTGTGTCGCCAAATGGTTGAAGATCAATAAG GTATGCCCCGTTTGCAACAAGGAGGTTTTTGGGTCATAA